From Coffea arabica cultivar ET-39 chromosome 2e, Coffea Arabica ET-39 HiFi, whole genome shotgun sequence, the proteins below share one genomic window:
- the LOC140036418 gene encoding protein FAR1-RELATED SEQUENCE 5-like translates to MDCSKLAEDGTPELGMEFNSEEDAYQFYNKYAFKMGFSVRKDYLNKDKDGVTTSRRYSCCKEGVKRKYEGDVMPKRTRAPTKTGCGAKMVIVLFRGTMKYRVHDIVLEHNHELHIVQCAHMMPSQRKVSEAQGFQAEISEDAGLSLKQSHELMGKEAGGMGNVGYTREDLKRYLRTRRERSLKYGEAGSMLNYFQEQTLENPSFFHAVQLDCEEQITNIFWADAGMLIDYKFFGDVVTFDTTYKTNKEYRPLGVFVGFNQHRQIVIFGAALMYDETIDSFKWVFGTFLEAMCGKRPSTILTDQDHAMAAALSVVMPETFHGLCTFHIRRNFMKHLGNHYKENSDLPYMFGACMYEFEEVEQFNRVWEAMVKKHDLENNEWLSGLYRIRDKWARCMMKERWTAGMRSTQLSESLNAAIKNHLKLDHDLVQFFRHFNRVVDEKRHNELIAEYEMRQKLPMVGLRQTPMLVHASETYSPTVFVAFQNEYGESTAMVILRQQDAAMIVEFAVMRYDGGPERIVVFNRNDLSVRCSCKKYENEGILCGHALKVFDTVGIKIIPPEYIKRRWTKRARAGDCFDRRRREVVADPKIMISTRYRELAPAMIKVATRAAMSEDTSKVAITVISDLAKRVELLLSESEEQPLQNQKNLNMEERDKIEIVNEMGEAVVARGIKKRGGGKKSRVMRSWIDKFDRVKRKSRLSRTTQTTASESEPTSVSIEEYMFMGCRSSTDSVSTHSMSQTVNGPPNAIAPNIDESETGHRLANQGPPRSVPTEWMHPRFSIFSKYNSVRDVLMEERAALLTHCDVDAYHVFAPSPQGRNNTQGLQLRADVAAPENEIDE, encoded by the exons ATGGATTGCAGCAAATTGGCAGAAGATGGGACCCCTGAATTAGGAATGGAGTTCAACAGCGAAGAGGATGCGTACCAGTTTTACAACAAATATGCCTTTAAAATGGGTTTTAGTGTACGTAAAGACTATCTGAATAAAGACAAAGACGGCGTGACCACGTCTAGGAGATATAGTTGCTGCAAGGAAGGTGTAAAGCGCAAGTACGAAGGTGATGTGATGCCAAAGAGGACACGAGCGCCGACGAAAACAGGGTGTGGAGCTAAAATGGTTATCGTGTTGTTTAGAGGAACAATGAAGTACCGTGTGCATGACATTGTCTTAGAGCATAACCATGAGTTGCACATTGTTCAATGTGCGCACATGATGCCATCACAAAGAAAAGTGAGCGAGGCTCAAGGATTCCAAGCTGAAATAAGCGAGGACGCTGGGCTTTCATTGAAACAGAGTCATGAACTTATGGGAAAGGAGGCAGGTGGGATGGGAAATGTGGGATATACTCGGGAAGACCTGAAACGATATCTTCGTACTCGACGGGAAAGGAGTTTGAAATATGGAGAAGCAGGTAGCATGCTGAATTATTTTCAAGAGCAAACACTCGAGAATCCATCATTTTTTCATGCCGTACAGTTGGACTGTGAAGAGCAGATAACGAATATCTTTTGGGCTGATGCAGGAATGTTAATTGACTACAAATTTTTTGGAGACGTAGTCACATTCGatacaacctacaaaacaaataaagaatacCGGCCACTTGGAGTGTTTGTGGGTTTTAACCAACATAGGCAAATTGTGATATTCGGTGCTGCCCTTATGTATGATGAGACTATAGATTCTTTCAAATGGGTGTTTGGTACATTTCTAGAAGCAATGTGCGGAAAGCGTCCAAGTACCATACTAACCGACCAAGATCATGCCATGGCAGCCGCTCTTTCAGTTGTTATGCCTGAAACATTTCACGGTCTATGTACGTTTCACATAAGGCGTAATTTTATGAAACATCTTGGCAATCACTACAAGGAAAATAGTGATCTTCCATACATGTTTGGTGCATGCATGTATGAGTTTGAAGAAGTGGAACAATTCAATAGGGTGTGGGAGGCGATGGTGAAGAAACACGatcttgaaaataatgaatggCTCTCCGGATTGTATAGAATTCGTGATAAATGGGCAAGGTGCATGATGAAAGAAAGATGGACCGCTGGAATGCGAAGCACCCAACTCAGCGAAAGCCTAAATGCAGCaattaaaaatcatttgaaactgGATCATGACCTTGTGCAGTTCTTTAGACATTTCAATCGGGTGGTTGATGAAAAGAGACATAATGAACTGATCGCAGAATATGAAATGAGGCAAAAGCTCCCCATGGTCGGGTTAAGGCAAACACCTATGCTCGTGCATGCATCAGAGACGTATTCACCAACCGTATTTGTTGCATTCCAAAATGAATATGGCGAGTCAACAGCTATGGTTATATTGAGACAGCAAGATGCAGCGATGATTGTGGAGTTTGCGGTCATGAGGTATGATGGAGGACCTGAAAGAATAGTGGTATTCAATCGGAATGATCTAAGTGTACGTTGTAGTTGCAAAAAATACGAGAATGAAGGCATTTTATGTGGGCACGCGTTGAAGGTGTTTGATACTGTGGGCATAAAAATAATTCCTCCTGAATACATTAAGAGGCGATGGACAAAAAGAGCTCGGGCTGGAGACTGTTTTGATCGGCGAAGACGGGAAGTTGTGGCTGATCCTAAAATAATGATTTCAACTCGTTATCGGGAGCTCGCTCCAGCCATGATTAAGGTCGCAACTCGAGCAGCAATGTCGGAGGACACCAGCAAAGTAGCAATCACTGTCATATCCGATTTGGCAAAGAGAGTTGAGCTCCTCCTCTCAGAAAGTGAAGAACAACCtttgcaaaatcaaaaaaatctgaATATGGAGGAAcgggataaaattgaaattgtgAATGAAATGGGGGAGGCAGTAGTCGCAAGAGGCATTAAAAAACGAGGTGGTGGGAAGAAAAGTAGAGTGATGCGAAGTTGGATCGATAAATTTGACAgagtaaaaagaaaatctagATTATCAAGGACTACACAGACTACg GCCTCAGAATCGGAGCCGACATCGGTTTCAATTGAGGAATACATGTTTATGGGATGTCGTTCATCTACTGACTCTGTTTCG ACGCATTCAATGAGCCAGACAGTGAATGGCCCTCCAAACGCTATTGCTCCGAATATCGATGAAAGTGAAACG GGTCACCGTTTGGCTAATCAGGGGCCTCCTAGAAGTGTCCCTACAGAATGGATGCATCCcagattttctattttttccaaGTATAACTCTGTAAGAGATGTCTTAATG GAGGAGCGTGCAGCACTTTTAACACACTGTGATGTTGATGCATATCATGTATTTGCACCTTCACCCCAG GGAAGAAATAACACCCAGGGATTGCAACTTCGCGCTGACGTCGCCGCCCCCGAGAATGAGATTGATGAATGA
- the LOC113732706 gene encoding uncharacterized protein, with product MEYDDMYRLERCEDNLSHPTARGARCDNINLRGYNKMVKAAYDKLSEEEVQKRKENYWKEKEEYKREMTRLGKTIPPIKQYKNPKYTIRCSPNQMVWLASNIDETKKQQIRDMGFGGLLEIQCRSIPNGIGTWLVDNFNPTLSSFQLHGDGVLPLTAKDIGFILGIPNDGPLPVEDADSSEGGDSGPSRRTYKWKELPEELVSMSSGDEFKRLFVAFACGCLLAPTTRAEHKIRLWGCTKVVTEVASLNWAQYIRNVLCNRILEVQKKSGKQHQYVGGCIFVLLVHYLDRVTILKHRVARVTPRAKAWTDALISQRDALEIDNLGGYGKGKLIGAHEEEEAESGAQINELPPELVGIMMDSGHHDIAAELSEVYSMTVNCQRRILKIAEILCSHPRAKAAATEVVSKEKQKQRLPDSEHIHLDMESEDYSEYQSAEDGKDSKDLDDGDSEKEQDAGGTADDIVTSIRSIDETEPTNRQAIGQKTVEKEQSGRTSDGKEAKNDGITGDGKDISFSGNKANDTPPIGQPDSRDVEVHTDHITSISDRITDEATQHMQHDCSTGPIQIEHPLDGPNTPRRLRSYSRKRKAAVEDENEGRPTRATKKSSMLRSAEYLLPSHVTVSTYDKRIAAFAWEVDQNPKETLIQMFQLSLTRDDLRTLCDGMHVSTRVIDMFARHINWGGATSTTSRVKRYIVEPIAVDGILNLRKFDAQSDDILTAKLIKLFKIRGPDNSANPSKCQLILVPVCVDSYWFVYSFHVTHHVVHLLDPDPQQAKSKDITVLKRLQRGLGLIMAAKFGMKIDFASFKLEVADVPHQSPDSWFDSGVFTMTFLEHWSGRLAMRITKENITKYRMLYTARLCSSEHNTKFVDTISAMLGSK from the exons ATGGAGTACGACGATATGTATCGTTTGGAGAGATGCGAG GATAATCTGTCACATCCCACTGCCAGGGGTGCTAGGTGTGATAATATTAATTTGAGAGGT TATAATAAAATGGTCAAAGCAGCATATGATAAATTGAGCGAGGAAGAAGTACAGAAGCGAAAAGAGAACTAttggaaagaaaaagaggagtATAAGAGAGAAATGACGCGACTTGGAAAGACTATACCGCCAATAAAGCAGTATAAG AATCCGAAGTACACCATTCGTTGTTCACCAAATCAGATGGTTTGGTTAGCATCGAACATTGATGAAACAAAAAAACAGCAAATCAGAGATATGGGGTTTGGAGGGCTGCTGGAAATACAGTGTCGCTCCATTCCGAACGGCATAGGAACCTGGCTGGTCGACAATTTTAATCCTACACTAAGCAGCTTTCAATTACATGGAGATGGTGTGCTACCCCTAACAGCAAAAGACATCGGTTTCATCCTTGGAATCCCAAATGATGGCCCCTTACCAGTTGAAGATGCTGATAGCAGTGAGGGTGGAGATTCTGGACCAAGTCGCCGAACATACAAATGGAAAGAGCTGCCGGAGGAGTTAGTATCCATGAGCAGTGGGGACGAGTTCAAGCGACTATTTGTTGCATTTGCTTGTGGATGTCTATTGGCTCCAACTACACGGGCTGAGCATAAAATCCGGCTATGGGGTTGCACGAAGGTGGTTACTGAGGTGGCCTCATTAAACTGGGCCCAGTACATTAGAAATGTACTATGCAATAGGATATTAGAAGTGCAGAAGAAAAGCGGAAAGCAGCACCAATATGTTGGGGGCTGCATCTTTGTTCTACTG GTGCATTACCTCGATCGAGTGACAATACTAAAGCATAGAGTGGCTCGAGTTACACCAAGAGCAAAGGCATGGACAGATGCTTTAATTTCACAGCGGGATGCATTGGAGATCGATAATCTCGGAGGTtatggaaaaggaaaacta ATTGGGGCGCATGAAGAGGAAGAGGCTGAATCAGGTGCACAGATAAATGAACTACCCCCTGAGCTAGTTGGAATAATGATGGACAGCGGTCATCATGACATTGCT GCTGAGCTTTCAGAAGTGTACAGTATGACAGTGAATTGTCAAAGAAGGATATTAAAGATTGCAGAAATATTGTGTTCTCATCCTAGGGCCAAAGCAGCAGCAACAGAGGTCGTTTCAAAGGAAAAGCAGAAACAGAGGCTGCCTGATTCAGAGCACATACATCTTGATATGGAAAGCGAAGATTATTCAGAATATCAATCGGCTGAGGATGGAAAGGACTCCAAAGATCTCGATGACGGTGATAGTGAAAAAGAACAAGATGCCGGTGGTACTGCCGATGACATTGTGACGTCAATCAGATCAATAGATGAGACTGAACCAACAAATCGGCAAGCAATAGGGCAGAAGACGGTTGAAAAAGAGCAAAGTGGGAGAACTAGTGATGGAAAGGAGGCAAAAAATGATGGCATCACAGGTGATGGAAAGGATATTTCATTCAGTGGAAACAAGGCAAATGATACCCCACCAATTGGCCAACCTGATTCGCGAGACGTTGAAGTACATACTGACCATATAACAAGCATTTCTGACCGCATTACGGATGAAGCCACACAACATATGCAGCATGATTGCTCAACAGGTCCCATACAAATTGAGCATCCTTTGGATGGGCCAAACACACCGAGAAGGTTGCGGTCTTATAGTCGCAAAAGGAAAG CAGCTGTTGAAGATGAGAATGAGGGGAGACCAACTCGGGCAACGAAGAAAAGCAGCATGCTACGGTCAGCCGAGTACCTTCTGCCTTCACACGTAACAGTCAGCACGTACGATAAAAGGATCGCTGCATTCGCGTGGGAGGTAGATCAGAATCCCAA GGAGACTCTCATTCAAATGTTTCAACTTTCTCTCACACGAGATGACCTCAGGACTCTTTGTGATGGCATGCATGTCTCGACTCGG GTCATCGACATGTTTGCCCGGCATATCAACTGGGGCGGGGCGACTAGCACAACCAGTAGAGTCAAACGCTATATTGTCGAGCCTATAGCAGTT GATGGCATCCTGAATCTTCGAAAATTCGATGCACAGTCGGATGACATCCTAACTGCTAAGCTTATAAAGTTGTTCAAGATCCGCGGCCCGGATAATTCGGCTAATCCTTCCAAGTGTCAGTTG ATTCTTGTCCCTGTCTGCGTAGATAGTTACTGGTTCGTGTACTCCTTCCATGTCACGCATCACGTAGTCCATCTGCTAGACCCTGACCCACAACAAGCAAAAAGCAAAGATATTACAGTTCTAAAGCGCTTG CAACGTGGCCTCGGACTGATAATGGCAGCTAAATTTGGGATGAAAATAGACTTTGCAAGTTTCAAACTCGAAGTTGCTGATGTCCCTCATCAGTCACCCGATAGCTG GTTCGATAGTGGAGTTTTCACGATGACCTTTCTTGAACACTGGAGTGGAAGATTGGCTATGCGAATTACAAAG GAAAATATTACGAAGTATCGAATGCTGTACACCGCGCGGCTTTGTAGTTCGGAGCATAATACAAAGTTTGTAGACACTATTTCCGCCATGCTTGGGAGTAAATAG